agatatcacattattcatgagatgttgtgaattgtaATCCTTAGATTGTTTTctataattgagaaattcattaagtaattggaagtttgaatagcaagaactggttaatgctcacctagagataagggtaactGACTAGGCAAATTAAGAATTGAAAAAGCTTaaagaggcagattaaagcttaatgctaacttaataatcaatcattaggaagatattccaactttaggttcttagatttaggaattcggttatctcgagagggagaccgaattcagttaagaattcgtccatgggtagcaataattggattcatcaatctgttatcttttgtttgatcgCTAACTAGTATAGGTTCCCCTTGGGTtcgctttcttgtcttgattgtttcatttattcattcattcttgTATCTCAATTAGAACTCAGTTTCTAATTATTAGcaaatttagaattcatccattatatattttaggctagataacaaagaacaaagtagtaactctaggttttcattttctcgagaatacgaccttgatactcgccattagtgctagactgcatcgataggttcactatcttagattgtagctgcataaatagcctatcagGCTAATTCCCTTAATATCTGCAATCTTCCATGTTATGGCCATTTTCTACCTTCTTAACACTTCTAATAACCTAACTTTTTGTTCCTCCATCAACTCAGAACTAACTATGACCGACAGCTTAAAACTGATCTGCATAGTATTACATATATTTGTTGAAATATTACTGCACATTTTCTTagtatttattgtatttttattccaagatcacccgtgttttttttcctttcatgttttaggagattttataggtccatcatcagtgttttagcaattttagatcaatatTGGTCGAAAAAGGATGTAATCATAAGCTTTTGACCTTAGGTTGACTTTTGGGAAGTCAACACGGCCCGTGCAAAAATTCCAGGCCAtgtagcttaagcactttgaagcaGCACATTTTCTGAGGGTACCGCGCCCTAGAGCACGCCCGTGTTGGTTAACACAGGCAAGAACATGGCCATGCTAGATTTAGTTCATTTTTTCAATTGGAGTCCAACATGGTCCGTGTTGAGGGACACGGGGTTGAACACACCCGTATTTGCATAATGAATAAAAGGAACGAgctaaagagagaaaaagtaGTTCCGATCAGCGATTTTTGactcttcatcttcctttGTAATTTTGCTAGACGGGTTTCAGGCATCTCAGGGCGGCTTCCAGAAGACTGATTTCACCTTGGAATGTTAGATTCGTGATTCTAGGTTTTAGATTAAAGATTGAGgaggagttttggagcaaaTAAAGAAGTAATTTTGGAGATCGACTGCAGTGTAGATCAAGGCtttgagttgttcatccaGTTTtaggaaaagggtgtacatgtttcaatttctttattctttcaatgTAATTGAGTTTCTATTtgctttagacatgaacatgtgtagctagattggttgAACCCATTAGGGTTCCTTGTTATATTGGCTTTATACTGAATTGTTGAGATTGGTTGggtttcctttcttgtattcgttttgcaattaataatataaatctagtTTTCGTTACATTGATTGtattgattactattcatagaactcttttagtaattgagaaattctaattgagtttggaaatttaattgcaagaacAGGTTAATTTTCACTTGGAGGTAAGGTTAGTTAATTTGctgaattaagaattaacaaaacttaatagaggtggattaaagcttaagggtaacttaataatcagtcattaggaagagattccaactttaggttcttaggtttcgAAATTTGGTTGTCTTGAgagggaaaccgaattcagtttagaATCCGTCCACGAGTAGCATAATCAGACTCAACAATCTGTTAtcctttgtttgattgccaactagtctaggtcatttttgggtttgctttcttgtcttgattattctctttgctcattcattctcgcattatacttagaatttagtttttagtcattagtaaatttagaaacctCCGTTATTAATTTCAAGCTAGATAACAAGgaacaaagtagtaactctaggatttcactttcccaagggATACGATATTCTTAATACTTGCCATTGTACTAGgctacatcgataggttcattgccttagttgtagttgcataagCAGACCACATCAAGTTTTGGCGTTGTTGCCGGGGAactttgtttgaaaactatagTGAAATTTGCAATTTGTTACTTTAAccgtttttcatttttgtatttgtcatttactatttattcatttatttgtttgttttgttgCTGCCTTGTtcatttcaggtagtttatgactaggAGTTCTAATCTTGCACCAGTAGACCCTCTGCCCGAACGAGAGCAATCCCTCAGGCAACTGAGGAAGCGATTAGaggtggaggaggaggaacAAATAAAGATTCATGTCCATACACCAGTAAATATATAAGACGACAACAACGGACGATGTATGAGTTTGCTAAACCTTCCCTTGAGGGGATGCACACCATTATATTGAGTACACCTGTTGCAtcgaataattttaaaattaagccaAATCTCATTCAGATGGTGCAGTAGAGTGTACAATTTGGGGGCTTGCCCAGTGAAGATCCTAACACCCACATCGCGAACTTCTTAGAGATTtatgataccttcaagataaatggaactaccaatgatgccattcggcttaagttgtttccattttccttgagggatagagcaaacAGATGGCTACAGTCTTTACTAGCCAATACCATCACCACCTAGAGTTCTTTGCCTGAGAAATTTCTTcataagtactttcctcctgcTAAGACTGCAAAGATGCATaatgatatttcttcttttattcaatttgataatgagagcatgtatgatgcgtgggagaggtacaaggacttgtTGAGATGTTGCTCACACCATGGTTTACCGTTATGGATGCAGGTGTAGACTTTTTACAATGGTTTGAACTCAACCACGAGGCAGATGGTAGATGCAGTTGTAGGTGGGGCCATCAATAGTAAGACACCGGAGCAGGTCCAGAACTTAATTGAGGAGATGCCGATGAACATATATAAGTGGCAGTCTTCTAGGAGTAGGCCGGGATGACAAGGACTGGTGAATCAGGTAGATTTTGCAttagccttggcagctcaggtggagcttttAGCCAAGAAGATCAACCAGCTTCAGATGTCAGTCCATGCACCACAACTTGGATAGGATTTTTATGGTGACCCGCACTACAGTGCAAACTGTAATACGGGaagtatgtttgcttcttcttcatcttcttcttctactgaCCATGaacaggttgattatatggaaAATGCATTAAAGCAGCAGAATAACCCGTACAACAACGGATACAACCTAGGGTGGAGAAACCATCCCAATTTCGGGTAGCGAAATAATAATACCCAGGGTCCACCAGGATTTCAGCGATTGCACCAGCAGCAACCCCAACAGCAGACTGTTCTCCCTCAACTACCTTAAAACTAGGAGAAGAAGCCCAATTTagaggagttgatgatgaagttcGTGTCCACTTCAGAGAACAAGTTTCAGTAGATGGACACAACTTTTAGAAATCAGCAGGCCTCCATAAAGAATTTGGAGAATCAGATAGataaaatttctaagatgttggcTGAGAGACAATTAGGGACGCTCCTCAGCACCACAGAGTCAAAACCGAGGGAGCATGTCAAGGCTATCACCTTGAGATCAGGTAAGCAGTTAGGTAGCTCTTTACCTATGgctgatgatgatgttgttgtGCAGGATGAGCCAGCTAGGAAGGAGCCAGAGCCTGAGATGACAGAGCCTGCGGGAATCGAGGACAAGGAGAAAAGTCCTATGAGAGAACATCAGCCACCAATTCCATATCCTGCCAAGTTGAAGTAAGAAAAGATTGATCAACAGTTTGGTaagttattagatttatttaagcaGCTAAGGACTAACTTACCTTTTATTGAGGCTATATCGTAGATGCCCAAGTATGCGAGGTTCCTGAAAGAGATTCTAAGAaacaaaaggaagttggaggactTGGGACTAGTGACACTAAATGAGGAGTGCTCAACCATTCTTCAAAACAAGCTGCCAGTAAAGAGGCGTTATCTAGGGAGTTTTATTGTTCCTTGTATTATTAGTGATTTGCATATTAATGATgctttagctgatttaggagctagcatCAATTTAATGCCTAGCAGTTTGTTTGAAAAATTAGGTTTGAGTGAGCCTaaacctactaggatgagcGTACAGTTAGTAGATAGGACTGTAAAATTTCCTAGGGGAATAGTTGAGGATGTACTTGTTAAGGTAGGCAAGTTTATATTTCCTGTAGATTTTGTTGTTATGGACATGGAGGGTGAGAGTAACATACCTTTAATTCTAGGTAGACCTTTCCTTGTAATATCTAGGGCTattatagatgtttgtgatgggAAGTTACAGCTTAGAGTAGGTGATGAGACTACTACCTTTGACCTGAGCACTTTGATGAGACATTCACTTGACCATGATGATACTGTATATTATGTGGATGTTTTAGATGATATTTTGGGGTCTCAATTGCAGGAAATATTACTTGATGCTCCTTTGCAGGTGGCATTACAAgct
The nucleotide sequence above comes from Ricinus communis isolate WT05 ecotype wild-type chromosome 6, ASM1957865v1, whole genome shotgun sequence. Encoded proteins:
- the LOC125370427 gene encoding uncharacterized protein LOC125370427 gives rise to the protein MPKYARFLKEILRNKRKLEDLGLVTLNEECSTILQNKLPVKRRYLGSFIVPCIISDLHINDALADLGASINLMPSSLFEKLGLSEPKPTRMSVQLVDRTVKFPRGIVEDVLVKVGKFIFPVDFVVMDMEGESNIPLILGRPFLVISRAIIDVCDGKLQLRVGDETTTFDLSTLMRHSLDHDDTVYYVDVLDDILGSQLQEILLDAPLQVALQAEDEEELSNEDVLQQLACLLASELNRSTDHLVDIDRSGVQKLRPSLTEPAALELKKLPKHLTHAYLNEADKLPVIIAADLTPEESFSLS